In Bacteroidales bacterium, the genomic window TAAATACAAACCCGTAGCAAGTTCTGAGGTATTTATCTGCTTATGATTCTGCCCTGCAACTACATTTACTTTTGATGAATAAACCTGTTGTCCCATTAAATTTATTATGCTTATATTCACTGAACCTGCTTTTTTAATACTAAATGTCAAGTTCGAATATTCTTTAGAAGGATTAGGGTATAAGCTAAAGCTATTTGGTGCTTCAACTTTTGGGATAACTTTATCAAACATATCTGCGGATGTTGCCAAATAAACTATATCGTTAGTGTAATTTAGTGTGTGTTGGTTGTTTACAGTTGGAAGCAGTGAAATTCCGGGTATGTCATCTCTCTGATAAATCATGCGTAAGCTATCGGTTGTGTTTCTTGCTACTGAAGGAAACATATAATCCGTTCCTTCATCAAACGGTGTTAGTTCAATAACATTTTCCCAACCAACTCCATTGTTCGTTGATTTCAATCCAAAAATATGCCTGTATGGAATAGTATCTGTACCACGTATAAGATATGTACTTCCAATATCATCGGCAATGGCATTAAATGCTACATATAAATTATTGCTTGCATCTATAGAAGCCGAAGGTCTAGAAGTTGCTCCAACATTTGACCACATTTCATCACTACCAGCAGTTCCCATCCAGCCGCCATGGATAACAAACTTGCCATCGCCATTTCTGTCGATAAATGAATTGTAAGGCCAGCAATAATTGGTGGTATTTAATTTCAAATCACCTGTAATAGTTGCCATATTATCTCTCCAGTAAATTATGCCGCCAATGCCTGGAAAATAGGATAGATTTGTACTTGGAGTAGTTGGTTCAAGGACTCTTGTTACGCCTCCCCATACATGAACTATATTGCTGTTATCAACTATAACTGAAAAAGCTCCGTCAAAACAAGTAGTAGTGTCAGGAATTGCAGTTGAATCAGGATTTAATGGAGCATTAGGGAAATTCCATATCATTT contains:
- a CDS encoding T9SS type A sorting domain-containing protein, with the translated sequence MKKFLLILLALGIGTYSFGQKVVTSAQNVSNKNLLNQAYPYIAAPNDLSVSTGPTLPSNETVRSRDFGDELVIGQTKFDLQSNRGMGRQLTRLSNGKIAATWIFSASSASSNADRGTGYNLYTPVSGWAPYPVGTPITSMARLESAKVGFSYWGALNNDASEIVIAHNGTNLNKETRSVLGTGTWTGASVSALPMLWPRLAVGGTNNNTIHVIGSIAPIGTKVSGIYDPLIYSRSTNGGVNWTTAGNIQGEDATLFKSFSNTAEDYAIDANGSTVAIVVGGFHNSAVLFKSTDNGTNWTHKMIWNFPNAPLNPDSTAIPDTTTCFDGAFSVIVDNSNIVHVWGGVTRVLEPTTPSTNLSYFPGIGGIIYWRDNMATITGDLKLNTTNYCWPYNSFIDRNGDGKFVIHGGWMGTAGSDEMWSNVGATSRPSASIDASNNLYVAFNAIADDIGSTYLIRGTDTIPYRHIFGLKSTNNGVGWENVIELTPFDEGTDYMFPSVARNTTDSLRMIYQRDDIPGISLLPTVNNQHTLNYTNDIVYLATSADMFDKVIPKVEAPNSFSLYPNPSKEYSNLTFSIKKAGSVNISIINLMGQQVYSSKVNVVAGQNHKQINTSELATGLYLVKIETEGKVYTQKLIKD